A window of Pseudomonas mucidolens contains these coding sequences:
- a CDS encoding methyl-accepting chemotaxis protein, with the protein MTSVSPVKPQEASRSRSQIIVLFIALIIFIMLLFANFAYLNTQSGYDKQYIGHAGELRVLSQRIAKNATESATGKAAAFKLLSEARNDFALRWGYLKQGDPATGLPAAPSAVHSEMRAVQHDWEALLKNTDVILASEQTVLSLHQVAATLAETVPQLQLESEKVVEILLQRGAPASQVAVAQRQSLLAERILGAVNTVLAGDETAVKAADAFGRDANRFGLVLGGMLQGNAALKITEVQDPDARARLAEIAELFEFVSGSVDEILETSPQLFQVRASASNIFSLSQTLLDEASHLATGFENLADGRTLDTIGGYVLGLLALASIILIGLVMVRETNRQLRETAEKNERNQNAIMRLLDEIEDLADGDLTVTASVTEDFTGTIADSINYSVDQLRDLVATINLTAGQVAGAVQDTQATAMHLAQASEHQAQQIAEASTAINQMALSIDQVSANAAESSAVAERSVEIANKGNEVVHNTIHGMDNIREQIQDTAKRIKRLGESSQEIGDIVSLIDDIAEQTNILALNAAIQASMAGDAGRGFAVVADEVQRLAERSSAATRQIETLVRAIQADTNEAVISMEQTTTEVVRGARLAQDAGVALEEIEGVSKTLAALIQSISNAAQQQTSSAGQISLTMNVIQQITSQTSSGSTATAESIGNLTKMANQLRRSVSGFTLPPARKTDE; encoded by the coding sequence ATGACCAGCGTCAGCCCCGTCAAACCGCAGGAAGCCTCCCGTAGCCGTTCGCAGATCATCGTGCTGTTTATCGCGCTGATCATCTTCATCATGTTGCTGTTCGCCAACTTCGCGTACCTCAACACGCAATCCGGCTACGACAAACAGTACATCGGTCATGCGGGCGAGTTGCGGGTGCTGTCCCAGCGCATTGCCAAGAACGCCACGGAATCGGCTACCGGCAAGGCTGCGGCCTTCAAGCTGCTGAGCGAGGCGCGCAATGATTTTGCCCTGCGCTGGGGTTACCTGAAGCAGGGCGACCCGGCCACCGGCCTGCCCGCCGCGCCGAGCGCCGTGCACAGCGAAATGCGCGCCGTGCAGCATGACTGGGAAGCGTTGCTGAAAAACACCGACGTGATCCTGGCCAGCGAACAGACGGTGCTGTCCCTGCATCAAGTGGCGGCGACCCTGGCCGAAACCGTTCCGCAATTGCAGCTGGAATCGGAAAAAGTCGTGGAAATCCTCTTGCAGCGCGGTGCGCCTGCCAGCCAAGTGGCCGTGGCCCAGCGCCAATCGCTGCTGGCCGAACGCATCCTGGGGGCGGTCAACACGGTGTTGGCGGGTGACGAAACGGCAGTAAAGGCCGCCGACGCCTTTGGACGCGATGCCAACCGCTTTGGCCTGGTCCTTGGCGGCATGCTCCAGGGCAACGCCGCGTTGAAGATCACCGAGGTGCAAGACCCCGACGCGCGTGCGCGGCTGGCGGAAATAGCCGAGCTGTTCGAGTTCGTCTCCGGCTCCGTGGACGAAATCCTCGAAACTTCGCCGCAGTTGTTTCAGGTGCGCGCTTCAGCAAGCAACATTTTCAGCCTGTCGCAAACCCTGCTCGATGAAGCCTCGCACCTGGCCACGGGGTTTGAAAACCTTGCGGACGGGCGCACGCTCGACACGATTGGCGGCTATGTCCTGGGCTTGCTGGCGCTGGCCTCAATCATCCTGATCGGCCTGGTGATGGTGCGCGAGACCAATCGCCAGTTGCGCGAAACCGCCGAGAAAAACGAACGCAACCAGAACGCGATCATGCGCCTGCTGGACGAAATCGAAGACCTGGCCGACGGCGACCTCACGGTGACCGCCTCGGTGACCGAGGACTTCACCGGCACCATCGCCGATTCGATCAATTATTCCGTGGATCAACTGCGGGATCTGGTGGCGACCATCAACCTCACGGCCGGCCAGGTGGCCGGCGCCGTGCAGGACACCCAAGCCACCGCCATGCACCTGGCCCAGGCGTCCGAACACCAGGCGCAGCAGATTGCCGAAGCGTCGACGGCGATCAACCAGATGGCCCTGTCCATCGATCAGGTCTCGGCCAACGCGGCTGAATCCTCGGCAGTGGCCGAACGCTCGGTGGAAATCGCCAACAAGGGCAATGAGGTGGTGCATAACACCATCCATGGCATGGACAACATTCGCGAACAGATCCAGGACACCGCCAAGCGCATCAAGCGCCTGGGTGAGTCATCCCAGGAAATCGGCGACATCGTCAGCCTGATCGACGATATCGCCGAACAGACCAACATCCTCGCCCTCAACGCGGCCATCCAGGCCAGTATGGCGGGCGATGCCGGGCGTGGGTTCGCGGTGGTGGCCGATGAAGTACAGCGGTTGGCCGAGCGCTCGTCTGCGGCCACCCGGCAGATCGAAACGCTGGTGCGGGCGATCCAGGCCGACACCAACGAAGCGGTGATCTCCATGGAGCAGACCACCACCGAGGTGGTGCGCGGCGCGCGACTGGCCCAGGACGCCGGAGTGGCGCTGGAAGAGATCGAAGGCGTGTCCAAGACCCTGGCGGCGTTGATCCAGAGCATCTCCAACGCGGCACAACAGCAGACGTCGTCGGCGGGGCAGATCTCCCTGACCATGAACGTGATCCAGCAGATCACCAGCCAGACCTCGTCAGGCTCCACCGCCACCGCCGAAAGCATTGGCAACCTGACGAAAATGGCCAACCAGTTGCGGCGCTCGGTATCGGGCTTTACCTTGCCGCCCGCACGCAAGACCGATGAATAA